CGCCCCGGCGCTGGTCCGCTCGCCTGCCTCACTCGAGGACCGGCGGGACCGACCATCGGCCTAGCATCCTCGCACCCCTGCCGCAATGGCGGGGGCCGCCGCCGCTTTAAGATCGGTCAATAACGGGTTAAGCCCCGGCCCATGTGGGGGCGCAGAGCTGGAACGATCGCGCTGGCGCTGCTGGCGGGCTGCACGCGGCACGACGCGGGCGGCGACGTCGTTGGCGGGGACGCCGGGGGCAGCCTGACGCTAAGCCTGCCCGACCCACTGACCGACGTCACGGTGACCGAGGCGCGGGTCCCGGGGCGGCCGCTGGTGGTGATCGACGCCGGGCATGGCGGGCGCGATCCCGGGGCGTCGGGCGTGACCAGCGGGATCAAGGAAAAGGAAATGACGCTGGCGGTGGCGCGCGAGCTGCGCGACCGGCTGGCGAAGGACGGGCGAGTCCGGATCGCGCTAACCCGCGCCGACGACCGCACGCTCGCGCTCGACCAGCGCTCGGACATCGCGCGGCGGCTGGGGGCGGCACTGTTCGTCTCGCTCCACGCCGACAGCTCGAGCGAGCCCAATGCGCGCGGCGCGACCGTCTATTCGCTGTCGGAAGTCGCCTCGGATGCCGACGCCGAGCGGCTGGCGGCGCAGCAGGACGGCGCGGCCGGCGCGATCGGCCCGGCCAGCGGCGGGGCGCGGGCACTGCTCGCCGACCTCGCCATGCGCGACACGATGAGCGCGTCGGCCGATTTCGCGATGCGGCTGGTCGGGCAGGCCAAGGGCACGCTGACGCTGCGCCCCGAGCCGCACCGCTTCGCCGCCTTCCGCGTGCTGCGCCGGGCCGAGGCGCCGGCGGTGCTGGTCGAGGTCGGCTATCTGTCGAACGGCGCGGACGAAGCGATGCTGCGTGATCCCGCCCAGCGAGCGCGGATCGTCGCCACCCTGGCGCGCGCGATCGAGACGGAGCTGGCGGTCCGGGCGACGGGCCGCTGACGAGCCGCTTTCCCCGCCTCTTTCAAGTGGCTAGAGCAGCGTCCCATGGACGCCATCGCGACACGTTCCGCCCATCCCTGGCTCGAGCGTCACCACCGTGCGGCCGACCGCGTTCGCGGCTGGTGGGGCCATCGCTGGGTGCGCTGGCTGACCTATGCGGTGGTGGTCTTCTATTTCGGCTTCCTGCTGGTGTGGGCGGTGTTCGCGCGCGAGATCCCGAGCTCGGAGAGTTTGCTCGCCTACCAGAACCCGTTGCCGACCAACGTCCGCGGTTATGACGGGCAGCCGATCCAGACCTTCGCCCGCGAGCGCCGGGTCGAACTCAATTATGACGAGATGCCCAAGCTGGTGGTCGAGGCCTTCACCTCGGCCGAGGACAAGAACTTCTTCTCCCATGGCGGGATCGACTACACCGGCCTGATCGGCGCGGTATTCGACTATGGCACCAAGAAGGTCACCGGCGGCGGCCGCGCGCGCGGCGGCTCGACCATCACCCAGCAGGTCGCCAAGAATTTGCTGCAGGACAACAGCTACAATGTCGGGCGCAAGATCAAGGAAGCGATCCTCGCCTTCCGGCTCGAGTCGACGCTGTCGAAGCCGCAGATCCTGCAGCTTTACCTCAACCAGATCTTCCTCGGCCGGAACGCTTATGGCGTGCAGGCGGCGGCGCGGGCCTATTTCGACAAGGACGTCGATGAGCTGACCTTGCCCGAGGCGGCCTATCTGGCGGTGCTGCCCAAGGCGCCGAGCAATTACGATCCCGTCCGCGCGACCCAGAAGGCGCTCGACCGGCGCAACTATGTGCTGCGTGAGATGTCGCGCAACGGCTACATCACCGAGGCGCAGTGGCGCGAGGCGGCGGCGACCCCGCTCGGCACGATCGATTATGGCTCGAACCAGAAATTCCAGGAGCAGGGCGGCTATTTCACCGAGGCGGTGCGGCGCGAACTGATGGACAAGTTCGGCGAGAATGCCGCCGACGGGCCGAACAGCGTCTACGCCGGCGGGCTGTGGGTGCGCAGCTCGATGGATCCCAAGATGCAGGATGCCGCGGCGGCGGCGCTACAGGAGGGGATGGCCAACTTTGACGGCGGTCGCGGCTGGCGCGACAGCGGCCTCAAGATCGACGTCAGCGGCGACTGGCGCGGGGCGCTCACCGCCGCGCCGCTCGGTCCGGGGTTCAAGGATTGGCGCAAGGCCGTCGTCATTCGCAAGAGCAGCGACTCCGCCGACATCGGCTTCGAGAACGGCACCACCGGGCGCCTCCCCGCAGCCAACGCGAGCCAGCCCAAACGCGGGGTTGGCGGGACCGCGTTCGGCTTCCTCGAGCCGGGCATGGTGATCGTGGTCAAGGACGGCGGCAACGGCGCCTACTTCCTCCGCTCGGTGCCCGAGATCGGCGGCGGGTTCATGGCCGAGGAAGTGCGCACCGGGCGGGTGCTGGCGATGCAGGGCGGGTTCGATTCGCGCGGCTCGTCCTATAACCGGGTGCTCCAGGCGAACCGCCAGCCCGGCTCGACCTTCAAGCCGATCGTCTATTACACCGCACTCAACAACGGCATGACGCCCGCCAGCATCATCCCCGATGCGCCCTTCTGCGTGTGGCAGGGGGCGGGGCTGGGCAATAAATGCTTCCGCAACTTCGACGGCGGCTATGCCGGGCCCAAGACGATGCGCTGGGGCGTCGAGCAGTCGCGCAACCTGATGACGGTGCGCACCGCCAGCCAGATCGGGATGCCCAAGATCATCGACACCGCGCTGAGGCTCGGCGTCGGCGACTATCGCAAGTCGCCCTACCTCTCGATCGCCTTGGGCGCGGGCGACACCACGGTGCTCAAGCTCACCAACGCCTACGCAATCCTCGCCAACCATGGTCGCGCGGTCAGCCCGACGCTGATCGACTATGTCCAGGACCGCAACGGCAAGGTCATCTACCGGACCGACAATCGCTGCGAGGTCATGGGCAATTGCGACGAGTGGAACGGCGGGATCATGCCGCGCCCGCCGGTTCGCTCGCGCCAGATCCTCGATGCGCAGGCGGCGTTCCAGATGGTCCACATCATGACCGGCGTGATCCAGCGCGGC
The Sphingomonas ginsengisoli An et al. 2013 genome window above contains:
- a CDS encoding N-acetylmuramoyl-L-alanine amidase family protein — protein: MWGRRAGTIALALLAGCTRHDAGGDVVGGDAGGSLTLSLPDPLTDVTVTEARVPGRPLVVIDAGHGGRDPGASGVTSGIKEKEMTLAVARELRDRLAKDGRVRIALTRADDRTLALDQRSDIARRLGAALFVSLHADSSSEPNARGATVYSLSEVASDADAERLAAQQDGAAGAIGPASGGARALLADLAMRDTMSASADFAMRLVGQAKGTLTLRPEPHRFAAFRVLRRAEAPAVLVEVGYLSNGADEAMLRDPAQRARIVATLARAIETELAVRATGR
- a CDS encoding penicillin-binding protein 1A: MDAIATRSAHPWLERHHRAADRVRGWWGHRWVRWLTYAVVVFYFGFLLVWAVFAREIPSSESLLAYQNPLPTNVRGYDGQPIQTFARERRVELNYDEMPKLVVEAFTSAEDKNFFSHGGIDYTGLIGAVFDYGTKKVTGGGRARGGSTITQQVAKNLLQDNSYNVGRKIKEAILAFRLESTLSKPQILQLYLNQIFLGRNAYGVQAAARAYFDKDVDELTLPEAAYLAVLPKAPSNYDPVRATQKALDRRNYVLREMSRNGYITEAQWREAAATPLGTIDYGSNQKFQEQGGYFTEAVRRELMDKFGENAADGPNSVYAGGLWVRSSMDPKMQDAAAAALQEGMANFDGGRGWRDSGLKIDVSGDWRGALTAAPLGPGFKDWRKAVVIRKSSDSADIGFENGTTGRLPAANASQPKRGVGGTAFGFLEPGMVIVVKDGGNGAYFLRSVPEIGGGFMAEEVRTGRVLAMQGGFDSRGSSYNRVLQANRQPGSTFKPIVYYTALNNGMTPASIIPDAPFCVWQGAGLGNKCFRNFDGGYAGPKTMRWGVEQSRNLMTVRTASQIGMPKIIDTALRLGVGDYRKSPYLSIALGAGDTTVLKLTNAYAILANHGRAVSPTLIDYVQDRNGKVIYRTDNRCEVMGNCDEWNGGIMPRPPVRSRQILDAQAAFQMVHIMTGVIQRGTAVVLRDLNRPLFGKTGTTSGPTNVWFVGGTPDVVAGTYLGYDQPRSLGGGAQGGRIAAPIFKQFAQVAFKDVPPVPFIAPPGIRMVRIDRVTGRKVFGTFPTQEDPKAAVIWEAFKPETEPRRSFRRGDATDEQGDSSADGATAAPRRVAAVRPRPSAHAAATAQPAQDDFLQRRGAIY